A single Candidatus Hydrogenedens sp. DNA region contains:
- the glpK gene encoding glycerol kinase GlpK produces the protein MEKKYILALDQGTTSSRSILFDHEGNAVAVSQQEFKQYYPRPGWVEHDPYEIWNTQLATARAVLKKCGASADEIAGIGITNQRETTVLWDKKTGAPVHPAIVWQCRRTAGLCEQLRSEGLEEEIRNRTGLVLDAYFSGTKIRWMLDNVSGLRKRAEKGEILFGTIDSWLLYQLTGVHATDYTNASRTLLFNIHTLEWDDTILDALKIPKSILPEVHPSSKIFGHTEVLGKSVPVSALIGDQQSALFGQTAFNTGECKNTYGTGCFLLMNTGNEAPPSKHGLLTTVAWGLDGKVTYALEGSVFVGGAVIQWLRDEMKLIQSAVESEEIAMSVPDTGGVYLVPAFVGLGAPYWDMHARGLITGITRGTSRAHIVRSALESIAYQSADVVFTMEQDAGTKITQLRVDGGAAANNFLLQHQANVLGKPVIRGSTLETTALGSAYLAGLATKFWNGQEELRKRWRIGRIFEPQWTEDQRKTVLQAWQNAIQRARSN, from the coding sequence ATGGAAAAAAAATATATTCTTGCTTTAGACCAGGGAACAACCAGTTCACGCAGTATTCTTTTCGACCATGAAGGGAATGCAGTAGCAGTAAGTCAACAAGAATTTAAGCAATACTATCCGAGACCAGGTTGGGTTGAGCATGACCCATATGAAATTTGGAATACCCAATTAGCAACAGCACGAGCGGTATTAAAAAAATGTGGAGCATCTGCGGATGAAATCGCAGGGATTGGCATAACGAATCAGCGTGAAACCACCGTATTATGGGATAAAAAAACAGGTGCACCAGTACATCCAGCGATTGTGTGGCAGTGTCGAAGAACAGCTGGATTATGCGAACAATTACGCTCAGAAGGACTTGAAGAAGAAATACGTAATCGAACAGGTCTGGTTTTAGATGCGTACTTCTCTGGGACAAAAATACGTTGGATGTTGGACAATGTGTCTGGCTTAAGAAAACGTGCAGAAAAAGGAGAAATATTATTTGGAACAATTGATAGTTGGTTATTGTATCAATTAACGGGTGTTCATGCTACAGACTATACAAATGCTTCACGAACACTATTATTTAATATTCACACATTAGAGTGGGACGATACAATTTTAGATGCTCTGAAAATACCAAAAAGCATATTGCCAGAAGTACACCCCAGTAGTAAAATTTTTGGTCACACCGAAGTACTCGGCAAATCTGTGCCTGTATCCGCACTAATTGGCGACCAGCAATCTGCATTATTTGGGCAAACAGCATTTAATACAGGTGAATGTAAAAACACCTATGGTACAGGTTGCTTCCTTCTCATGAATACAGGGAATGAAGCACCTCCATCGAAGCATGGTTTACTTACCACTGTGGCGTGGGGATTAGATGGAAAAGTAACGTATGCCTTAGAAGGAAGCGTCTTTGTCGGTGGTGCGGTAATCCAATGGCTTAGAGATGAAATGAAACTGATACAATCCGCAGTAGAGAGTGAAGAGATTGCCATGTCAGTACCCGATACAGGTGGTGTTTATTTAGTCCCCGCTTTTGTAGGATTAGGTGCTCCATACTGGGATATGCATGCTCGGGGATTAATCACAGGAATTACACGCGGGACGTCCAGAGCCCATATTGTTCGGTCAGCATTAGAATCGATTGCTTATCAATCTGCCGATGTCGTTTTTACAATGGAGCAGGATGCAGGAACAAAAATTACACAGTTACGAGTAGATGGCGGTGCTGCCGCAAATAACTTCCTGTTACAACATCAAGCAAATGTTTTAGGGAAACCTGTTATTCGTGGCTCAACTCTTGAAACAACAGCATTAGGTTCTGCATATCTTGCAGGTCTTGCAACGAAATTCTGGAATGGACAAGAAGAACTGAGAAAACGTTGGCGTATCGGTCGTATATTTGAACCACAATGGACAGAAGACCAAAGAAAAACAGTCCTACAAGCATGGCAAAACGCCATCCAAAGAGCACGTAGTAATTAA
- a CDS encoding class I SAM-dependent methyltransferase yields METMKEHFEEEAKEYDQIVLNLIPHYEEMIEALLLAIPYEIEIPIHVIDIGCGTGTIAKKVKEKCHNAKITCLDFAENMIQMAKAKLACYEDISYILCDFAEFEFDRKYDVVISSLSLHHLGNDKKQFYHKVFMNLTNGGVFYNADVVIGSNEHLEKLYMSNWKNFMAQSISDEEINKKWLGRHHKGGNPEKLISHLKWLEEVGFTEIDVVWKYYKYAVFGGTKQEK; encoded by the coding sequence ATGGAAACAATGAAAGAACATTTTGAAGAAGAAGCAAAAGAATATGACCAGATCGTATTAAACCTAATTCCACATTATGAAGAAATGATTGAGGCATTACTGTTAGCCATTCCTTATGAAATAGAGATACCTATTCACGTTATTGACATAGGTTGTGGAACAGGAACAATAGCAAAAAAGGTAAAAGAAAAATGTCACAATGCAAAAATAACATGCCTCGATTTTGCAGAGAATATGATTCAAATGGCAAAAGCGAAGTTAGCATGCTATGAGGATATTTCATATATTTTATGTGATTTTGCAGAATTTGAGTTTGACAGAAAATACGACGTTGTTATTTCTTCATTATCCTTACATCACTTAGGGAACGATAAAAAACAGTTTTATCATAAGGTGTTCATGAATTTAACAAATGGAGGTGTGTTTTACAATGCGGATGTTGTTATAGGTTCCAATGAACATCTCGAAAAGCTATATATGTCAAATTGGAAAAACTTTATGGCTCAATCAATTTCAGATGAAGAAATAAATAAGAAATGGTTGGGCAGACACCACAAAGGAGGCAATCCCGAAAAATTAATATCACACCTCAAATGGCTCGAAGAAGTAGGTTTCACTGAAATAGATGTCGTCTGGAAATATTACAAATATGCTGTATTCGGCGGTACCAAACAAGAGAAGTAA
- a CDS encoding Gfo/Idh/MocA family oxidoreductase encodes MAIQVGIIGLGMMGKVHFDTYNKLKGVKVVAVCDTDEKKRRGNIGPFGSLDLSKVKVYSKPEEILNDPQIDVLDITLPTPAHASIAIQAFQTGKHVICEKPMARTSSEAMEMIKSAKKNKKHLYIAHCIRFWPSYVVAKELIESGKYGKVLTAKFTRVSGLPNWSWQNWLQTASQSGRCALDLHIHDADFVRYLFGKPKTVQSIGASLAQGGVDHIITSYNYPERQWVVAEGAWEYSTTYPFSMTFTIAMEQGTLEMSRNLALTWYPNRGKPKAIKVLKGDGYEGELRHFLECLQKDRDSDIIPPEEAYKTLLLIEAELESIKTQRPVSVRG; translated from the coding sequence ATGGCTATTCAAGTAGGTATCATTGGATTAGGGATGATGGGGAAAGTGCATTTTGACACTTACAACAAATTAAAAGGTGTAAAAGTGGTGGCGGTATGTGATACGGATGAGAAGAAAAGGAGAGGGAATATTGGTCCTTTTGGTTCTTTGGACTTGAGCAAAGTTAAGGTTTACTCTAAACCAGAAGAGATACTCAATGACCCGCAAATAGATGTACTTGATATAACATTACCTACTCCAGCCCATGCATCCATAGCCATTCAAGCATTCCAAACGGGTAAACATGTTATATGTGAAAAGCCAATGGCACGAACATCCTCCGAAGCGATGGAAATGATTAAATCTGCAAAGAAGAATAAAAAACATTTATATATTGCTCACTGCATCCGTTTTTGGCCATCTTATGTCGTAGCTAAAGAGTTAATAGAGAGTGGTAAATATGGTAAAGTGCTCACTGCAAAATTTACCCGCGTTAGTGGACTACCTAACTGGAGTTGGCAGAACTGGCTTCAGACCGCATCTCAATCAGGAAGATGTGCCTTAGATCTGCATATTCATGATGCAGATTTTGTCCGCTATCTATTCGGCAAACCTAAGACAGTCCAAAGTATCGGTGCAAGCCTTGCACAAGGCGGTGTAGACCACATCATTACAAGTTATAACTATCCAGAACGGCAATGGGTTGTCGCCGAAGGAGCATGGGAATATAGTACAACCTACCCATTTTCAATGACGTTCACTATTGCTATGGAGCAAGGCACATTAGAAATGTCGCGAAACCTTGCTCTGACGTGGTACCCAAATCGTGGTAAACCGAAGGCTATCAAGGTTCTCAAAGGCGATGGATACGAAGGAGAATTGAGGCATTTTCTGGAATGCCTTCAAAAAGACCGCGACTCGGATATTATTCCACCCGAAGAGGCATATAAAACACTTTTATTAATAGAAGCGGAATTAGAATCTATCAAGACACAGCGACCTGTTTCTGTTCGCGGTTAG
- a CDS encoding restriction endonuclease, translated as ERRGRVGYWKITDRGLEVLSKNPENINNKCLIDNFQEFRDWYQNSKFSSEEMSDTLVLDNVSNKSPEELVQENVELLNSLTKDELKEIILKLSPTAFEKLVVDVLVKMGYGGSYEEASQHLGRSNDEGVDGVIKQDVLGLDNIYIQAKRWNSAIVGRKELQSFVGALHGKGSKKGVFITTSKFTEEAVKYAGNLSDFKLILIDGDKLVDYMMKYRIGVRTHIPIEIFKVDLDYFEGY; from the coding sequence GAACGAAGAGGGCGAGTGGGATACTGGAAAATTACAGATAGGGGATTGGAAGTCCTTTCAAAAAATCCTGAGAATATTAACAACAAATGTCTTATAGATAATTTTCAGGAGTTTAGAGATTGGTATCAGAACTCGAAATTTTCATCAGAAGAGATGTCTGATACGTTAGTCTTAGATAATGTATCAAATAAATCACCTGAGGAATTAGTGCAAGAGAATGTAGAATTATTAAACTCCCTAACAAAGGATGAACTTAAAGAAATTATTTTGAAACTATCCCCAACCGCCTTTGAAAAACTGGTAGTAGATGTCCTTGTCAAGATGGGATATGGTGGTTCGTACGAAGAAGCAAGCCAGCACCTTGGCAGATCAAATGATGAAGGTGTTGATGGTGTTATTAAACAAGATGTGCTTGGTTTAGATAATATTTATATTCAAGCAAAACGTTGGAATTCTGCAATTGTTGGGAGGAAAGAACTACAGTCTTTTGTAGGTGCCTTACATGGTAAAGGAAGCAAGAAAGGTGTGTTCATTACCACCTCTAAATTTACAGAAGAAGCTGTGAAATATGCAGGTAATTTGTCTGACTTTAAATTAATATTGATTGATGGAGATAAATTGGTAGATTATATGATGAAATATAGAATAGGTGTGCGAACGCATATACCAATTGAAATATTTAAAGTTGACCTTGATTATTTTGAAGGTTATTAA
- a CDS encoding Gfo/Idh/MocA family oxidoreductase, with translation MAKKTVNVAMIGGAFMGKTHSNAWRKVAMFFDPPVKPVMKVMCDKDPNALKNAERYGWQETSDNWEEVVNRPDIDVVDICTPNFLHPPIAIAAAKAGKAIVCEKPLANTLAEAKQMLDAVKKAGVRNMCGFSYRFAPAVQTIKQLVSKGQLGDIFHFRAAYQQDWIVDPDFPMVWRLKKKHTGSGALGDIGAHITDLCHFLVGQVCEVAGTMETFIKKRIVPESDVGAWGAKGVKGKKVYDTVDVDDAVIYVARIQGKNTLATFEATRFAPGRRNYNSIEIYGSKGSVLWNQEEMNEFHYFNRSDPPTLQGFRKVQACDMGHPYVHAWWPPGHIIGYEHLFVHEMYEFLCSLTSKKINYPTFEDAVKCQAVLDAVERASASKKWEKVVI, from the coding sequence ATGGCTAAAAAGACAGTAAATGTAGCGATGATCGGTGGTGCGTTTATGGGAAAGACGCACAGCAACGCATGGCGTAAAGTAGCGATGTTTTTTGACCCGCCTGTGAAGCCCGTGATGAAAGTTATGTGTGACAAAGATCCAAATGCATTGAAGAATGCGGAACGGTATGGTTGGCAGGAGACATCGGACAACTGGGAAGAAGTGGTTAATCGTCCTGACATTGATGTGGTTGATATTTGCACACCGAACTTCCTTCATCCTCCAATTGCCATTGCGGCAGCGAAAGCAGGTAAAGCGATTGTATGTGAAAAACCGTTAGCCAATACATTGGCAGAAGCGAAACAGATGTTGGATGCAGTTAAAAAGGCTGGCGTGCGTAATATGTGTGGTTTCTCTTATCGTTTTGCTCCTGCAGTACAGACAATTAAACAATTAGTTTCCAAAGGACAATTAGGTGATATTTTCCATTTTCGTGCGGCATATCAACAAGATTGGATTGTTGACCCTGATTTTCCAATGGTGTGGCGTTTGAAGAAAAAGCATACGGGCTCAGGTGCATTAGGTGATATTGGTGCTCATATTACTGATTTGTGCCATTTTCTTGTTGGTCAAGTATGCGAAGTTGCTGGAACGATGGAAACCTTTATTAAGAAACGGATTGTTCCTGAGAGTGATGTGGGAGCATGGGGAGCCAAAGGTGTTAAAGGGAAGAAAGTTTACGACACTGTTGATGTCGATGATGCAGTGATATATGTAGCACGAATTCAGGGCAAAAATACTTTGGCGACCTTCGAAGCAACACGGTTTGCTCCAGGACGCAGAAACTACAACAGTATCGAAATTTATGGAAGTAAGGGCTCGGTATTGTGGAATCAGGAAGAGATGAATGAATTTCATTATTTCAATCGTAGCGATCCACCTACATTACAAGGCTTCCGTAAAGTCCAAGCATGTGATATGGGTCATCCATATGTACATGCATGGTGGCCACCTGGACATATTATTGGTTATGAACATCTTTTTGTTCATGAGATGTATGAGTTCCTCTGCAGTTTAACCAGTAAGAAGATAAACTATCCCACATTTGAAGATGCGGTTAAATGTCAGGCGGTATTGGATGCGGTTGAGCGTGCATCTGCATCGAAGAAGTGGGAAAAAGTGGTAATTTAG
- a CDS encoding sugar phosphate isomerase/epimerase codes for MKLGMLTVMFGGTPLKDVLEIIRPLQLQCVELGTGNYPGGAHAPVKELLSSKPKRDELKALLKGEGLEISALSCHGNCLHPDPDFAKKNREVQTDTIRLAHELGVKVVIDFSGCPGSDPTAKKPNWVTCAWPPDYLDILKWQWEEVAIPYWSKQAKFARDHGVNLAFEMHPGFLVYNTETLLKLRKSCGNNIGANLDPSHLFWQGMDPCAVVRVLGKAIFHVHAKDSKIDATNTMVNGVLDTKHYGDEIHRSWIFRTCGYGHSLEWWKDFFSNLRMVGYDGAISIEHEDSLMSNREGLTKAVEFLKQAIIAEKPTAMTWA; via the coding sequence ATGAAATTAGGTATGTTAACGGTAATGTTTGGTGGGACACCATTAAAAGATGTCCTTGAAATTATACGTCCTCTACAACTTCAATGTGTCGAATTAGGGACAGGGAATTATCCTGGTGGTGCCCATGCTCCCGTGAAGGAATTATTATCCTCAAAACCCAAGCGAGATGAATTAAAAGCATTGTTGAAAGGAGAAGGTCTGGAAATCAGTGCTTTGAGTTGCCACGGCAATTGTCTACATCCCGACCCTGATTTTGCAAAGAAAAATCGTGAAGTGCAAACAGATACAATCAGATTAGCCCACGAATTGGGTGTTAAAGTTGTCATTGACTTTTCTGGTTGTCCTGGTTCTGACCCAACCGCCAAGAAACCGAATTGGGTAACTTGTGCATGGCCACCAGATTATCTGGATATATTAAAATGGCAATGGGAAGAAGTAGCCATTCCTTATTGGTCGAAACAAGCCAAATTTGCACGTGACCATGGTGTTAACTTAGCATTTGAGATGCATCCTGGTTTCCTTGTTTATAATACGGAAACATTATTAAAACTTCGCAAATCCTGTGGAAATAACATCGGTGCTAATTTAGATCCAAGCCATTTATTCTGGCAAGGCATGGACCCCTGTGCTGTTGTTCGTGTATTGGGTAAAGCCATATTCCACGTGCACGCTAAAGACTCAAAAATTGATGCAACAAACACTATGGTCAATGGTGTGTTAGACACGAAACATTATGGAGATGAAATTCATCGCTCGTGGATATTCCGTACATGTGGCTACGGGCACAGTTTAGAATGGTGGAAAGATTTCTTCTCGAACCTACGTATGGTAGGTTATGATGGTGCTATCAGTATTGAACATGAAGATAGTTTGATGTCCAATCGTGAAGGTTTGACCAAAGCAGTTGAATTTTTGAAACAAGCCATTATTGCGGAAAAACCGACAGCAATGACTTGGGCATAA